A DNA window from Bacteroides cellulosilyticus contains the following coding sequences:
- the lysA gene encoding diaminopimelate decarboxylase yields the protein MKGTFPIDKFRELRTPFYYYDTKVLRETLSCVRTEAAKHGNFDVHYAVKANANPKVLSIIRENGLGADCVSGGEVRAAIKAGFPTNKIVFAGVGKADWEINLGLDYNIFCFNVESIPELEIINELAAAKGKVANVAFRINPNVGAHTHANITTGLAENKFGISMQDMDNVIDVALEMKNVKFIGLHFHIGSQILDMGDFVALCNRVNELQDKLESHRIRIEHVNVGGGLGIDYKHPNRQAIPDFKDYFDTYAEHLKLRSYQTLHFELGRAITGQCGSLISRVLYVKQGANKKFAILDAGMTDLIRPALYQAYHKIENITSEEAVEAYDVVGPICESSDVFGKAIDLNKVKRGDLIALRSAGAYGEIMASSYNCRELPKGYTSDELV from the coding sequence ATGAAAGGAACATTCCCCATAGATAAATTCCGTGAGTTGCGCACCCCGTTTTATTACTATGACACGAAGGTGTTGCGTGAAACCCTTTCCTGTGTGCGCACCGAAGCTGCAAAGCATGGCAACTTTGACGTGCACTATGCCGTGAAGGCAAATGCCAATCCTAAAGTGCTTTCCATCATCCGTGAGAACGGATTGGGGGCCGACTGTGTAAGTGGCGGTGAAGTCCGTGCGGCAATCAAGGCAGGTTTCCCGACGAATAAGATAGTGTTTGCCGGAGTGGGCAAGGCAGATTGGGAAATCAACCTCGGCTTGGATTATAATATTTTCTGTTTCAATGTAGAGTCCATCCCCGAACTGGAAATCATCAATGAACTGGCTGCGGCAAAGGGTAAGGTTGCGAATGTAGCTTTCCGCATCAACCCCAATGTGGGGGCACATACCCATGCCAATATCACTACCGGACTGGCGGAGAACAAGTTCGGCATCAGTATGCAGGACATGGACAATGTGATAGATGTGGCGCTGGAGATGAAGAACGTAAAGTTCATCGGATTGCACTTCCACATTGGTTCGCAGATATTGGATATGGGCGATTTCGTGGCTCTTTGCAACCGTGTGAACGAATTGCAGGATAAACTGGAATCTCACCGCATCCGCATCGAGCACGTCAATGTAGGTGGCGGACTGGGGATTGATTATAAGCATCCTAACCGCCAGGCGATACCTGACTTCAAAGATTATTTTGATACCTATGCCGAGCACCTGAAATTGCGTTCCTATCAAACGCTCCATTTTGAACTGGGGCGTGCCATAACGGGGCAGTGCGGTTCGCTGATTTCCCGTGTGCTTTATGTAAAACAGGGAGCTAATAAGAAATTTGCCATTCTCGATGCCGGTATGACGGATTTGATTCGTCCGGCATTGTATCAGGCTTATCATAAGATAGAGAATATCACTTCCGAGGAAGCTGTGGAGGCGTATGATGTGGTAGGGCCTATCTGTGAGTCTTCCGACGTCTTCGGCAAGGCGATAGACTTGAATAAGGTGAAGCGCGGAGATTTGATAGCGTTGCGTTCTGCCGGTGCCTATGGTGAGATTATGGCTTCAAGCTATAACTGCCGTGAGTTGCCGAAGGGGTATACATCGGACGAATTGGTATAA
- a CDS encoding aspartate kinase, whose translation MKVLKFGGTSVGSAPRIKEVAKLITDGEQKIVVLSAMSGTTNTLVEISDYLYKKNPEGANEIINKLEAKYKQHVNELYSTPEYKQKGQELIKSHFDYIRSYTKDLFTLFEEKVVLAQGELISTAMMNYYLQECGVKSILLPALEYMRTDKNAEPDPVYIKEKLQMQLELHPGAEIYITQGYICRNAYGEIDNLQRGGSDYTASLIGAAINASEIQIWTDIDGMHNNDPRIVDKTAPVRHLHFEEAAELAYFGAKILHPTCIQPAKYANIPVRLLNTMDPTAPGTMISNDTEKGKIKAVAAKDNITAIKIKSSRMLLAHGFLRKVFEIFESYQTSIDMICTSEVGVSVSVDNTKHLNEILDDLKKYGTVTVDKDMCIVCVVGDLEWENVGFEAKALDAMRDIPVRMISFGGSNYNISFLIRECDKNKALQSLSDALFNEE comes from the coding sequence ATGAAAGTTTTAAAGTTTGGAGGTACTTCCGTAGGTTCTGCACCGCGGATAAAGGAAGTAGCCAAATTGATCACTGATGGTGAACAGAAGATAGTTGTACTCTCGGCTATGTCGGGCACAACTAATACATTGGTGGAAATTTCGGACTATCTGTACAAGAAAAATCCGGAGGGTGCCAACGAAATCATTAACAAGCTGGAGGCTAAATATAAACAGCATGTGAATGAGCTGTATTCCACTCCCGAGTATAAACAGAAAGGCCAGGAACTGATTAAATCTCATTTTGACTACATCCGTTCTTATACCAAAGACCTTTTCACGCTGTTTGAGGAGAAAGTGGTTCTGGCACAGGGAGAACTGATTTCTACTGCCATGATGAACTATTACCTGCAAGAGTGTGGTGTGAAGTCCATTTTGCTTCCGGCTTTGGAATATATGCGCACCGATAAGAATGCGGAGCCCGATCCTGTATATATTAAGGAGAAACTTCAGATGCAGTTGGAATTGCATCCCGGTGCTGAGATTTACATTACGCAAGGATACATTTGCCGTAACGCTTACGGAGAAATAGACAATCTGCAACGTGGTGGAAGCGACTATACCGCTTCTCTGATCGGTGCAGCTATCAATGCTTCCGAAATCCAAATATGGACCGATATTGACGGTATGCACAATAACGACCCGCGTATCGTTGACAAGACTGCTCCCGTGCGCCATCTTCATTTTGAAGAAGCTGCCGAGCTGGCTTATTTTGGTGCGAAGATTCTTCACCCCACTTGTATACAGCCTGCCAAGTATGCCAATATCCCGGTGCGCTTGCTGAACACGATGGACCCTACCGCTCCCGGTACTATGATTTCCAATGATACTGAGAAGGGCAAAATTAAGGCAGTTGCAGCAAAAGATAACATTACGGCTATTAAGATTAAATCCAGCCGCATGTTGCTTGCCCATGGTTTCTTGCGCAAGGTATTCGAAATATTTGAAAGCTATCAGACTTCTATCGATATGATTTGTACTTCTGAGGTAGGAGTATCTGTATCTGTTGATAATACGAAGCATCTCAACGAGATTCTGGACGACCTGAAGAAGTATGGAACCGTTACGGTGGATAAGGATATGTGTATCGTCTGCGTGGTAGGTGATTTGGAATGGGAGAATGTCGGTTTCGAAGCGAAGGCACTGGATGCCATGCGCGACATACCGGTACGAATGATCTCATTCGGTGGTAGTAACTACAATATTTCTTTCCTCATCCGTGAGTGCGACAAGAATAAGGCATTGCAGTCGCTTAGTGATGCACTGTTCAACGAGGAATAA
- a CDS encoding cell division ATP-binding protein FtsE yields MAEPLIRYKDVEVHQQDLCVLNEVNLELQKGEFVYLIGKVGSGKTSLLKTLYGELDITAGEAMVLGYDMSRIKRKHIPQLRRKLGIVFQDFQLLTDRTVNDNLAFVLKATGWKNKSEIKDRIAEVLMQVGMGNKGYKFPNELSGGEQQRIVIARAMLNSPEIILADEPTGNLDAETGRAIVGLLHNISRTGGSLVLMTTHNLHLLHEFPGQVYRCAGHQITDVTSEYSGMMPTVEETNNNI; encoded by the coding sequence ATGGCTGAACCGCTGATACGATATAAAGATGTGGAAGTACACCAACAGGACTTGTGCGTGCTGAATGAGGTAAACCTTGAGCTGCAGAAGGGAGAGTTTGTGTACCTTATCGGTAAGGTAGGTTCGGGTAAGACCAGTTTGCTAAAAACACTCTACGGAGAACTGGATATTACTGCTGGCGAAGCAATGGTACTAGGGTATGATATGAGTCGTATTAAGCGCAAGCATATTCCGCAGTTGCGTCGTAAGTTGGGCATCGTGTTCCAGGATTTCCAATTGTTGACTGACCGCACGGTGAACGATAATCTTGCTTTTGTATTGAAGGCTACGGGCTGGAAAAACAAATCGGAAATAAAAGATCGTATTGCTGAAGTGCTGATGCAGGTAGGAATGGGTAATAAAGGATATAAGTTCCCTAACGAACTTTCGGGAGGCGAACAGCAACGCATCGTTATTGCCCGTGCTATGCTCAACTCTCCGGAGATTATCCTGGCGGATGAACCGACCGGTAATCTGGATGCGGAAACGGGACGTGCTATTGTAGGACTATTACATAACATCAGCCGCACGGGTGGCTCACTGGTATTGATGACTACGCACAACCTCCATCTGCTTCACGAGTTTCCGGGACAGGTATATCGCTGTGCAGGTCATCAAATAACAGATGTAACGTCCGAGTATTCGGGGATGATGCCGACTGTAGAAGAAACAAATAATAATATATAA
- a CDS encoding fimbrillin family protein: MKTKSLLLVAAAAMTMASCSQNEIVETNPDANRAIGFGVYTGTQTKGLVTDNSTTDGVTANGLKVDSKGFGILAYQTDGDYNTTNPKGLFMDNVHATWESGAPGSWKYLPVKFWPTNTRDKISFFGYAPFTTAATGTPSANGIKITNATASEDPLLEFTLQDNQKDMVDLVVSNVKDQLSTTAGGKVTFEFKHALTRVAMHAKTSVATNAETKVYITGIKLKHTTKLAKKATFDMNDATWTLPATSPGNDYLTADYAIAATSANGVLKLADPNWKGYTTPAVEINSTDANLFTDNQYLFFIPIGGTTGTSGTSDVKAEITYDIVTASSSDASVKSSHTKEVDLGTGVFKQGKAYKFTFTITLNEIKVDVSDFNWDSPEEGKDVPVN; this comes from the coding sequence ATGAAAACGAAAAGTTTACTTTTAGTAGCGGCAGCAGCCATGACTATGGCAAGTTGCTCGCAAAATGAGATTGTAGAGACAAATCCGGACGCTAACCGTGCCATCGGATTTGGAGTGTACACGGGAACGCAGACAAAAGGGCTGGTAACGGACAATTCAACAACGGATGGCGTTACCGCCAACGGTTTGAAGGTGGATAGCAAAGGCTTCGGTATTCTTGCGTATCAGACGGATGGGGACTATAACACTACCAATCCGAAAGGTCTTTTTATGGACAATGTGCATGCTACTTGGGAGAGCGGAGCGCCGGGCAGTTGGAAATATCTTCCTGTTAAATTCTGGCCTACTAACACTAGGGACAAAATTTCATTCTTCGGCTATGCTCCTTTTACTACCGCTGCCACAGGAACTCCAAGCGCAAACGGCATAAAGATAACCAATGCGACAGCTTCGGAAGACCCGCTTTTGGAATTTACATTGCAGGATAATCAGAAGGATATGGTGGACTTGGTGGTATCGAATGTGAAAGACCAGCTGAGTACTACGGCCGGTGGCAAAGTCACTTTTGAATTTAAACACGCGCTTACCCGTGTGGCAATGCATGCTAAGACCAGTGTGGCTACTAATGCCGAAACCAAAGTGTACATCACCGGCATCAAACTGAAACATACTACGAAACTTGCCAAGAAAGCCACTTTTGATATGAATGACGCCACATGGACACTTCCGGCAACGTCTCCCGGAAATGATTATTTGACAGCTGATTATGCCATTGCCGCAACTTCTGCCAATGGTGTGCTGAAACTGGCAGATCCTAACTGGAAAGGCTATACCACGCCTGCCGTTGAAATTAATTCAACAGACGCCAACCTGTTTACTGACAACCAATATCTGTTCTTCATTCCTATTGGCGGAACAACAGGTACCAGCGGAACCAGTGATGTAAAAGCTGAAATTACTTATGACATCGTTACAGCTTCTTCTTCCGATGCGTCTGTAAAATCTTCTCACACCAAAGAGGTGGATTTGGGAACAGGTGTATTTAAACAAGGCAAAGCCTATAAGTTCACGTTTACAATTACGTTGAATGAAATTAAGGTGGATGTATCGGACTTTAATTGGGATAGTCCTGAAGAAGGTAAAGACGTACCAGTCAATTAA
- a CDS encoding Rpn family recombination-promoting nuclease/putative transposase: MGKFINPFTDYGFKKIFGQEISKDLLIDFLNDLLKGERVITDLTFLNNEQLPKYNEGRGLIYDIYCCTDTGEKIIVEMQNKSQLHFKERALYYLSNAIVQQAEKGNEWRFGIKAVYGVFFMNFLFDSSVKLRTDVILADRDTGELFTDRMRQIFIALPLFQKEEEECENDFERWIYTLKNMETLKRMPFKARKAVFEKLEEIADVASLSKEERERYENSVNVYRTNLCVMDAAKEEGREEGRQEGREEGRQEGLEEGLEKGRQEERLANARSMKAEGADYAFISKITGLSEDEIRNL, from the coding sequence ATGGGAAAATTTATCAATCCGTTCACCGATTACGGTTTTAAGAAAATATTCGGCCAAGAGATTTCTAAGGATTTGTTAATAGACTTCTTAAATGATTTGCTGAAGGGTGAACGGGTGATAACAGATCTCACATTCTTGAACAATGAACAGTTGCCTAAGTATAACGAAGGGCGAGGTCTTATCTATGATATTTATTGCTGCACCGATACCGGTGAAAAGATAATCGTAGAGATGCAGAATAAGTCTCAGTTGCATTTTAAGGAACGTGCGCTTTATTATCTTTCTAATGCGATAGTGCAACAGGCTGAGAAAGGGAATGAATGGCGGTTCGGTATTAAAGCTGTATATGGAGTTTTCTTTATGAACTTTTTATTTGACAGCAGTGTTAAATTGAGGACTGACGTCATCCTTGCCGACCGTGATACGGGTGAGTTATTCACTGACAGAATGCGCCAGATATTTATAGCTCTTCCTCTTTTTCAGAAGGAGGAAGAAGAATGTGAGAATGATTTTGAACGTTGGATATATACATTAAAGAATATGGAGACACTGAAACGAATGCCTTTTAAGGCCCGCAAGGCAGTCTTCGAAAAGTTAGAAGAAATTGCCGATGTGGCTTCTCTTAGTAAAGAGGAGCGTGAACGTTATGAGAATAGTGTAAATGTATACCGCACTAATTTGTGTGTGATGGATGCAGCGAAAGAAGAAGGGCGTGAAGAAGGACGTCAAGAAGGACGTGAAGAAGGACGTCAAGAAGGTCTTGAGGAAGGTCTTGAAAAAGGACGTCAAGAAGAACGTCTTGCTAATGCTCGTAGCATGAAAGCTGAGGGAGCTGATTATGCATTTATTTCTAAAATCACAGGCCTGTCAGAGGATGAAATCAGGAACCTATAG
- a CDS encoding tyrosine-type recombinase/integrase, with protein MNTERIEKDDGRLDLSQYMTKVIDELKEDRRYPAVHTYTSTLHSFAKFSCGAMPVNDVFTPGRLKAYEDWLLQRRLSWNTISTYMRTLQAVYNRLSPPGTPEHNAKLFDDVYTKVKSQTKRALTEEQMGRLMHTGLAVPCEELQRAQAYFLLMFLLRGMPFIDLAHLRKRDVRDGRIVYRRHKTGKQITLRIPREALPLLKEFKDKDAASLYLFPILNDAPEGEDALYRHYQKALRNFNKMLEALAKRLLPGIKVSSYTARHTWATLAYHIGMPIGIICQALGHSSVRVTETYLKPFENERVDKANRKLISTVRKGKWGNDMNCNML; from the coding sequence ATGAATACAGAAAGGATTGAGAAAGATGACGGAAGGCTGGACCTTTCGCAGTATATGACGAAGGTCATTGACGAATTAAAAGAAGACAGGAGGTATCCTGCGGTGCATACCTACACCAGCACCCTGCACTCTTTTGCAAAGTTTTCCTGTGGTGCGATGCCCGTGAATGACGTGTTCACTCCCGGGCGCCTGAAAGCGTATGAGGACTGGCTGCTGCAAAGGCGGCTGAGTTGGAACACTATTTCCACCTATATGCGCACCTTGCAGGCGGTATATAACCGGTTGTCCCCACCCGGTACGCCGGAGCACAATGCTAAACTCTTCGATGACGTGTATACCAAGGTGAAGTCGCAGACCAAACGTGCGTTGACTGAGGAACAGATGGGCAGGCTGATGCACACAGGTCTTGCCGTGCCCTGCGAAGAATTGCAACGCGCACAAGCCTATTTCCTGCTGATGTTCCTGCTGCGCGGCATGCCGTTCATCGACCTTGCCCACCTTCGCAAGAGGGATGTGCGCGACGGCAGGATTGTATACCGCCGCCACAAGACGGGCAAACAGATTACGTTGCGCATCCCCCGGGAAGCCTTGCCCTTACTGAAAGAGTTTAAGGATAAGGACGCTGCCTCCCTCTACCTTTTTCCTATATTGAATGATGCTCCGGAAGGGGAGGACGCCTTGTACAGGCACTACCAGAAAGCCTTGCGGAATTTCAATAAGATGTTGGAAGCACTGGCAAAACGTCTTTTGCCCGGCATCAAAGTCAGTTCCTATACTGCGCGGCACACCTGGGCCACATTGGCCTACCATATAGGAATGCCCATCGGAATCATTTGCCAGGCATTGGGACACTCTTCGGTTCGCGTGACGGAAACCTATCTGAAGCCCTTCGAAAATGAAAGAGTGGATAAAGCTAATCGTAAATTGATTTCTACTGTTAGAAAAGGTAAATGGGGGAATGATATGAATTGTAATATGTTATGA
- a CDS encoding nucleotidyltransferase family protein, with protein sequence MRRSEIIEQIRKTVCGIAPTAKAILFGSEARGEARSDSDIDLLILLEGEKLTLAQEEAITLPLYELELKTGVAISPIVMLKKLWENRPFKTPFYVNVVNEGIVL encoded by the coding sequence ATGAGACGGTCAGAGATTATAGAACAGATAAGAAAGACAGTATGTGGTATAGCGCCTACGGCAAAAGCCATTCTGTTTGGCTCGGAAGCACGAGGGGAAGCTCGCTCCGACAGTGATATTGATTTGTTGATTTTGCTTGAGGGAGAGAAACTGACATTGGCTCAGGAAGAAGCAATAACCTTGCCCCTTTATGAATTGGAATTGAAAACCGGCGTTGCGATTAGTCCGATAGTAATGTTGAAGAAGCTTTGGGAGAATCGTCCATTTAAGACCCCTTTTTATGTAAATGTAGTAAATGAAGGTATTGTGTTATGA
- a CDS encoding DUF5119 domain-containing protein: protein MKDTVFKSGHYSRIRPLPWLFALSWLLCFFASCERRELTYYMEAEITVTADWSHAGVPEEKDDGATLVIFPQDGSEPRVILTGERERTTVRLPRGTYDAILFNRSFTDFSNLLFTGMESLKSLEAYAKEVVTRADTRVIISSPDKLASGTVRNFEVTDDMLGNYAPPAARGVCPEGACRMHFTPTPLTRHIRVTLNVKGLHNVSEVRCTLGGVPLSVFLHDGHAGEELGGQQFTVGNPVFAEGSFTDGHLTGELDVFGFDRSLSHSIALKAQLVDGKTVVEQMLTDIMVEEETDSAGNITLSIDASVPETFPDVKPEGGSDSGFDVDVDEWEDEEVDVPV, encoded by the coding sequence ATGAAAGATACAGTATTTAAGTCGGGACATTATAGCCGGATACGACCGTTGCCGTGGCTTTTTGCGCTGTCGTGGCTTTTGTGCTTCTTTGCGTCGTGTGAGCGTCGCGAACTGACTTACTATATGGAAGCCGAAATCACAGTAACAGCCGATTGGAGCCATGCGGGAGTGCCGGAAGAGAAAGACGACGGTGCTACGCTGGTCATCTTCCCTCAGGATGGCAGTGAGCCCCGCGTGATATTGACGGGCGAACGTGAACGTACCACCGTGCGTTTGCCGCGAGGGACTTATGATGCCATACTCTTTAACCGTTCGTTCACCGATTTCAGCAACCTCCTGTTTACTGGAATGGAGTCTCTGAAATCGCTCGAAGCGTATGCTAAAGAAGTGGTGACCCGTGCCGATACGCGTGTTATCATCTCTTCGCCCGACAAACTGGCATCGGGCACGGTTCGGAACTTCGAAGTGACGGATGACATGCTGGGCAACTATGCCCCTCCGGCAGCACGGGGTGTCTGTCCCGAAGGTGCATGCAGGATGCACTTCACGCCCACGCCGCTTACCCGGCACATCCGGGTGACGCTGAACGTGAAAGGTCTGCACAATGTAAGCGAGGTACGTTGCACGCTGGGTGGAGTGCCTCTTTCGGTCTTCCTTCACGACGGGCATGCGGGGGAGGAATTGGGCGGCCAGCAGTTCACGGTGGGCAATCCGGTTTTTGCCGAAGGCTCGTTCACCGACGGCCATCTGACGGGAGAGCTTGATGTATTCGGCTTCGACCGCTCGCTGTCACATTCTATTGCGCTGAAAGCGCAGCTGGTGGATGGCAAGACGGTGGTGGAGCAAATGCTGACGGACATAATGGTGGAAGAAGAAACGGATAGTGCCGGAAACATTACGCTTTCTATAGATGCCTCTGTTCCCGAAACTTTCCCCGATGTGAAACCTGAGGGCGGTTCCGATTCGGGCTTCGATGTGGATGTGGATGAATGGGAAGACGAAGAAGTGGATGTTCCGGTATAA
- a CDS encoding DUF3575 domain-containing protein, whose product MKKEVFIIICGIWLFLLPPSVFAGKVADTDANMDADTLLCRRDSFFRESLLLYFRFDRSLIDSNYMDNGKTLGAFHVLLSNNTAASLIDTVFITAYTSPEGDKTHNIRLAERRADAVKDYLSEKYPAIEHQRILTDPQGENWAGLRSMIEEDDSVPDREEVLMILDYVKDLNRCKELLKRLNCGYAYTYIQDRILPRLHITVCTVQMKDVKGIALLGKIKEEERVFGGMTKESGTDPLQWFHYGQPSLSVRAYRRPLFALKTNLLFDAALMPNIEIELPIGKRWSLNGEYMFPWWRLDGDKYCLQVLSGGLEGRYWLGRRSNREVLTGHFFGVYAGGGKYDLQWKEKGYQGEFFIAAGLSYGWARRIARNLHLEFSLGIGLLRTDYRHYHARDNYQTLLWQENGNYTWLGPTKVKVSLVWLLTRRKAAGNK is encoded by the coding sequence ATGAAAAAAGAAGTATTTATAATCATTTGCGGCATTTGGCTCTTTTTGTTGCCGCCTTCCGTTTTTGCAGGCAAAGTAGCGGATACGGACGCGAACATGGATGCGGACACACTCCTTTGCCGACGCGACAGTTTCTTCCGCGAATCCCTGTTGCTATATTTCCGTTTCGACCGGTCGCTGATAGACAGCAACTATATGGATAACGGCAAGACGCTTGGTGCTTTTCACGTCCTGCTATCCAACAATACCGCCGCCTCACTTATCGACACTGTCTTCATCACGGCTTATACCTCTCCCGAAGGTGACAAGACGCACAATATCCGTTTGGCTGAACGTCGTGCGGATGCAGTGAAAGACTACCTTTCCGAAAAATATCCGGCCATCGAGCATCAGCGTATACTTACCGACCCGCAGGGGGAGAATTGGGCAGGGTTGCGCAGCATGATTGAAGAAGATGACTCCGTTCCCGACCGGGAAGAAGTCCTGATGATACTGGATTATGTAAAAGACCTCAACCGTTGCAAGGAATTGCTGAAACGGCTGAATTGCGGATATGCCTATACTTATATCCAAGACCGCATATTACCCCGGCTTCATATTACTGTCTGCACGGTGCAGATGAAGGATGTGAAGGGGATTGCCCTTTTGGGAAAGATAAAGGAAGAGGAGCGTGTTTTTGGAGGGATGACGAAGGAGAGTGGAACTGACCCTCTTCAATGGTTTCATTATGGGCAGCCATCCCTGTCCGTTCGCGCTTACCGTCGCCCCTTGTTTGCATTGAAAACAAATCTGTTGTTCGACGCTGCCTTAATGCCCAACATAGAGATCGAACTCCCCATCGGTAAACGCTGGTCGCTGAACGGCGAATATATGTTCCCCTGGTGGCGGCTGGATGGTGATAAATACTGTCTTCAGGTGCTTTCCGGTGGACTGGAAGGGCGTTATTGGTTGGGGAGACGTTCCAATCGTGAGGTGCTGACCGGACATTTCTTCGGAGTGTATGCGGGTGGAGGTAAGTATGACCTGCAATGGAAAGAGAAAGGCTACCAGGGAGAGTTTTTCATCGCTGCCGGATTGAGCTATGGCTGGGCACGTCGCATCGCCCGCAACCTGCACCTGGAGTTCAGCCTTGGCATTGGTCTGCTACGTACCGACTACCGTCATTACCATGCCCGCGACAACTATCAGACGCTGCTCTGGCAGGAAAACGGAAATTATACCTGGCTTGGGCCTACGAAAGTAAAGGTTTCCCTCGTATGGTTGCTGACGCGCCGTAAAGCTGCTGGCAATAAATAA